The sequence below is a genomic window from Streptococcus oralis.
CTGCAACAGAAGCAAGTCATGAAGAAACTCCAGCGACTGATGAGGGAACCAAACCTGCAGCAAGTGAAGATGCAAAACCAGAGACAAGTCCTGCAAGTCCCAAGCCAGCAGAAACGCCGAAACCGGTTGAAACACCAAAGGCAGACAAACAGCCTGCGGAAACCACTACACCAGCAGTAAAACCAGCTGAAAAGACAATCGAAGACAGAGAAGATGTAAACCACCTCGAAGGCGCTACTGCTTCAGCAAACAACCATGAGGCTGGAACAAGCTTTACAGCTGACAAAGCAGTTGATGGTGATGATAGTACTAGATGGGCAACGGACAAAGATGTACCAAAACCAACTTTTGAACTAACTCTGCCAAAGACTACCTTGATCAAACATGTGGAAATTGACTGGGATCGTCGTCTTCGCAATGGGCAAAATGACCCAAATATCAAATCTTGGAGTCTCTATTACGCAGGTCAAGAAGACGTGGGCGCTAACGGAGAAAAACAATGGAAACTAGCTCATACCAAGACTGGAGATCCTGTTTTAGATGAGAAAGTAGACCTAGCTGAAAGTATCAAAGCGAAGTACCTCAAACTTGAAGTCAATGATTACCAAGCTGGTACAATGGGCTGGAGAAACGTTGGAATTCAAGAAATTCGAGCTTATTCAAACGTTCCGGACCATAGTAAAGTAACGGATATCCGCCAAGTTGATCAGTTGGATGTGGCTGAAGATGGCAAGTCTCTTGTCCTACCAAGTTTGCCAGGTCAGGTTAGTCTGATCGGCAGTAACAAGCAGGGTGTGATTGACCTTCAAAATCGCATCTACCAACCTCTGACAGATCAACGTGTCAAGGTCATGGTACAACAAATCAAAGACAGTCATACCTTTACCAAAGAGTTTGAAGTAGTCATCAAGGGGCTACATCAGGACGAAGGTGTGGGTGTGAAACCAAAAGTAGCACCAGCTGTTCAACAATGGTATGGGAAAGAAGGCCAATCTTCTATCACTTCAGATACAGTTCTTGCGACAGGTGATTCAGGTTTTGATCAGGCTGCAACCTTCTACCAGTCAGACCTTGCTAGCCGTGGATTGGAACTTGCGACAGGTGACAAGCAGGCTCAAAAACGAATCGAATTTAAAAAGGTTGAAAACAAGGGTTACGGTAAGGAAGGCTACGGTATCACTATCCAAAATGATGTGATTACCATCGAAGCTGCTACAAATACAGGAGCCTTCTACGCCACTCGGACTCTTCTTCAAATGGGAGAAAGCAACCTACAAAATGGCGAAATTCGTGATTTCCCAAGTTTCAGCCATCGTGGCTTTATGCTAGATACAGGTCGTAAATTTATCCCTTATGACACCCTTGTAGACATCATGCTCAACATGGCCTACTACAAGATGAACGACTTGCAGTTGCACCTTAATGATAACTATATTTTCCTAAAAGAACACTTGGCAGGAAAGAATCTTTCCAAAGAGGAAGAACTCAAGTATGTTCTTGAACATGCCAAGACTGGTTTCCGTGTGGAGACAGACATTGTCGGTCAGAATGGTCAAAAACTGACATCAGATGAGCATTATACCAAGGAAGAAATGCAAAATCTGATTAAACTTGCCAAGGCCTTGCATATCAACCTAGTACCAGAAATTGACACACCAGGTCACGCCTTGTCCTTTGTCAAAGTCCGCCCAGACCTCATGTATCAAGGTAGTTTGAGTGATTATGCTGGCAAACACAATGTTGAACGTGTTGCCATGCTCGATCTAGATAATAAATACGATGAAACGCTAGCTTTTGTCAAATCAGTTTATGACAAACTCCTCGATGGTCCAGATGCACCACTTCATGGGGTATCCACTGTTCATATCGGAACGGATGAATACTATGGCAGCAGAGAAAGCTATCGTCGCTATGTCAATGACCTTATCAAATACATTAAAGGAAAAGGCTATACCCCTCGTATCTGGGGCTCGCTCAGTGCGAAACGTGGAAACACTCCTGTTGACTGGAACGGAGTAGAAGTTGATATCTGGAGTATCGGATGGCAACGACCAAATGAAGCCATTGCTCAGGGAGCTAAGATTATCAACATCACGGATGTACCGACCTATAGTGTGCCAAGTGGAAGCAATAGTCAAGCAGCCTACGGGGACTATGCTAACTACGAACGTCAGTACAATAGCTGGACACCGAATGATTTTAGAACAGGTGGAGGTCCACTTCTACCAGCTTCTCATCCAAGTATCCTTGGTGGAGGGCACGCAGTTTGGAATGATAACATTGACCTTCATGAGACCGGTTTGACCTCTTATGATATCTTCAAACGCTTCTTCAAGAGCATGCAAACCACTGCAGAACGCACCTGGGGATCTGACCGTGCAGCTGCGACCTTTGCAGAACGCACCCTACCAACGAGCCCTTATGCGCCACAGTCAAATCCTGATAAAGAGATTGATCAAAGCGACTTGTTTACCATCAATCCTGAAACAGTCAAGAACTATGCAAGCAAGAAGGTGAAGACCAGCGAGCAAGGATTGGCGTTTGAGAAAGATAGCAGTATCGAAGGCTTGGCTGGTGATGTTGGTCCAAGTCACGTCTTGAAGTTTGATGTAACTGTCACTGGAGACGGGGAACAAACCTTCTCAACTAGTGGGGACAACCGTATCTATCTAGCTGATAAAGATGGTTATCTTGCTTATCAATTTGAACGGTTCCATATCCAATTCAATAAAAAAATTGAAAAGAACAAACGTTATCAAATCTCCATCGTAACCAAACCACAGTCAACTGAAGTCTATGTGGATGGTGAAAAAATTGAGCGTATCGCAGATCCAGCCCATCCTCGCTTTGCCCACAATAGCTTGGTACTACCGCTTGAAAGCATCGGTGGTTTCAAAGGAATCTTGCATAGCGCAGAGTTGTCAGACAAACCATTTGTAAATCCTCGTTTGATTTCAAATGATAAGATTACTGCAACCGCAAGCAGTCAGCAACTTCCAGGAAACGCGACTGAAGGCGCTGTTGAAAAGGCCTTTGACAATGATCCAAATACCTTCTGGCATACTAAGTGGACTGGTGACACTGCGCCATACACCCTTACTATGACCTTGAAAGAAGCAGAAAAAGTCAATGGCTTGACGTATCTCCCACGTCCAGGTGGTGGAAATGGTGTCGTGACGCGCTACGAAATCTACGCACAAAAAGATGGCCAAATGGTCAAGGTTTCAGAAGGAAGCTGGGACAACAACGCCCAAGAAAAAACAGTCAACTTTGCGGCAGTACATACCAACAAGATTGAGTTGAAAGTATTGGAAGGCGTGGGTGGTTTTGCAAGTGCAGCTGAAGTTCATCTATTGAAACCTGTCAAAGAAGAGCAAGAAACGCCTGCACCAAGTCAACCAGAAAAACCAACTACACCTGAAAAACCAAAAGTAGAGCAAACAGGTGATGGAACAGTTGAATTGGCAGATCAATTCACTGCAAGTAAACCAGCTAGCGAAGACAGCATTGTGGCTGCCAGCAAGAGCGCAGACAATCTCAAGAAAGAGTACAAGGTCTTCCCAACTCCACAAAAAGTGACTTATGGAGAAGGAGTCACAGCCCTTCGTAAGCAAGTCAATCTGGTCATGGGCGATCAACTCGATATCTATACTCGCAATCGCTTGAAGAGTGTCTTGCAGGACAATCAAGTATCTTATACAACTGGTAAATCTGCAGTTGCTGGCGCAACCAATATCTATCTTGGAGTGCATGGACAAGGTTCACAAGCAGAGCAAAACTTGTCCAATGTTTCAGCAGGCCTCTTTGACAAGATTGATGCCTATGCCTTGACCATCAAGGATAACTCAATTTCTATCGTCGGAAAAGACACTGATGCGGTCTTCTATGGTTTGACAACCTTGAAACACATGCTCAAGGAAAGCCAAGTACCAGTCCTTCGCAATGTGACAGTAGAAGATTACGCAGAGCTCAAGAACCGTGGTTTCATCGAAGGTTACTATGGAAATCCATGGTCTAATGCCGATCGTGCAGAGCTCATGCGTTATGGTGGCGATTTGAAATTGAACCAATACTTCTTTGCACCAAAAGATGATCCATACCACAACAAGAAATGGCGTGAACTCTATCCAGAAGAAAAACTAGCTGAAATCCGTGAACTTGCTCGTGTCGGCAATCAAAGTAAAACTCGCTATGTCTGGACTATCCATCCATTCATGAACAACCGCATCCGCTTTGGCAATGAAGCGCATTACCAAGAAGATTTGGCAACCATCAAGGCTAAATTTACCCAGTTGATGAAAGTGGGTGTCCGTGAATTTGGTATTCTAGCAGATGATGCTCCAAGCCCAGTCGGAGGTTACAATAGCTACAACCGCTTGATGCAAGATATGACCAAGTGGTTGACTGAAATGCAGGGAACTTACAGCGGTCTTCGTAAAGAAATGATCTTTGTTCCTGGACAGTATTGGGGTAATGGACGTGAAGATGAGTTGAAATCCCTCAATGAAAATCTCCCGAGTTCAACATCCATGACCTTGACGGGTGGTAAGATTTGGGGTGAAGTCTCTGAAAGCTTCCTTTCAACTCTCAAGAACAATCTATCCGCAGGTGGCAAGACCTATCGCCCAGTTTCACTTTGGATTAACTGGCCTGTAACAGATAACTCTAAACAACACTTGATTCTAGGTGGTGGTGAGAAATTCCTTCATCCAAATGTGGATCCAAGCTTGCTATCTGGTATCATGTTGAACCCAATGCAACAGTCTGAACCATCTAAGATTGCCCTCTTTTCAGGAGCTCAATACTCATGGAAACAGTGGAAATCAGAAGAAGAAGCTAAGAAAATCAATGACATTGCCTTCAACTTTGTAGAAAATGGTCATTTTGAAGATAGCAAGGTATCGGCAGCCTTCCGTGAACTTGGTAAGCACATGATCAACCAAAACATGGATAATCGTGTCGTCAAACTAGAAGAATCTGTAGACTTGGCTCCAAAATTAACAGACTTCATGACCAAGCTCAAAGCCGGTCAGGATGTGACTGCTGAACGTACAGCCTTGCGTGCAGAATTTGCCAAGATTAAAGAAGCAGCTGAACTCTATAAAGCATCAGGCGATAAAAAAATGGTTGCCCAAATCCACTATTGGTTGGATAACGCAATCGATCAAATGAATGCTCTCGATGCCTTCCTTACAGGAACTGAAGCCATGGCTACAAACGATGCAGCCAAACTCTGGGATAGCTACTATAAAGGTTTGAAATTGTACGAACAGTCTCAAACTCACACCTTCCATTATGTAGACCATATGGAAAAAGCTGAATTGGGTGTTCAACATATTCGTCCATTTATCCTATCCTTGAAAGAAGTTCTAGCGTCTGAGGTTCAAAAAGTCTTGCATCCAGATCAAATCATCAGTACCTTTATTACCAATCGAACAGGTGTAGAAGGTGGTTTGGCAGAAGTGACGGATGGCGATTTGGCAACTCATGCGATTATTAAATCACCAAATAGTATCAAGACAGGTGATTATATTGGTATGAAGTTCAACAAACCAGTAGCGATTCAAACCTTGACCTTTGCTATGGGAACTCAGGCAAATCCACGTGATACCTTTAGTAAGGCAGAAGTACAGTATCAAGATGAAAATGATAACTGGGTAACCTTGAAAGAGCCAAGCTATGTCGGAAATGAATCCCTACTTAAGTTTGAAAATCTCACTATCAAGGCCAAGGCAGTTCGCATGATTGCGACAGCAGACCGCGAGAACACTTGGTTTGCAGTTCAGGAAATTGCAGTTAACCGTCCAGTTGAAAAAGCTCGTAGCCAACAAGCAACGACAGTTAGTCTAAGCTCAAACTTAGTTTACAAACTAAATACCTCAGCCCGTCAAATCACTGATAGCAAGGACAATACAGAAGCCATGATGGCAAATGCTGACGGTAGCAATACGACTCCAGTAGATGCCTGGGCACAACTTGACCTCGGTGAAGTCAAGTCAGTCACTAAAGTTCGTCTTCGCCAAGGAACGGGTGATAAACTTGCCGCAGGTGTACTTGAGTACTCTACAGATGGAACTACTTGGCAGGAACTCGATCGCCTATCAGGAGAACAAACCAAGGAAGTGACCAGAGCGATCAATGCTCGTTACATCCGAGTACGCAATACCAAGGCCCTCGACCTCTGGTGGCGTATCCAAGACTTCTCTGTTGAGACACGCTCTGGAAACAGTGATTTAACGGACACCAACGTAGACGCCTTGAAGGAAACACCAGTAGTGGATAGCTTGGGCAGTTACGAGCTTCAAATTCCAGCTGGAACCAAACTCCCTGCTCATAGCTATCTAGGTATGAAGCTTGACCGTATCCATCAGATCAAGAGCATCCAGCTCCAAGGCTCAGCCAACCCTGCTCTTAGCCTAGAGTATTCTGCAAATGCACAAGAATGGACACCAGCCAGCCAGTTGACTGATAGATCTGTAGCGACCCACTTGGTACGTTACGTTCGTCTTGTGAATAAAACAGACAAAGAGCAGGCTGTTCCATCTACTTCACTCCTAGTAACTACCAAAGAAGTCCAACCAACTAAACTAGAATCTACAACTATGGGCATTCATCCAACATACGGAAGCAATGATGTTCGTAAACTGAACAACCTAGATCAACTATTTGACGGTGTTTATAACAACTTCGTTGAGTTTTCAGACTATGCCCATAAAGATGGTCATGTGACCTTGAAACTTGGTAGCGAACGCACTATCAAGAAGATTAGAGCCTACATCCAAGACGGAACTCAAAACTACCTTCGTGATGGTAAGATTCAAGTCAGCCAAGACGGTAAAACTTGGACAGATGTTGTGACAGTAGGAGATGGTGTGGCTAATAGCCAACACGATGATTCACTGACAGATGGTTGGACACATGATTCTAAGATGCCAGGAA
It includes:
- a CDS encoding SIALI-17 repeat-containing surface protein, whose amino-acid sequence is MDKHFFEKRCHYSIRKFAIGAASVMIGASIFGANMVQAAETAAPSETEGSITHVQALDKLPDDLAAALEKADAEAATEASHEETPATDEGTKPAASEDAKPETSPASPKPAETPKPVETPKADKQPAETTTPAVKPAEKTIEDREDVNHLEGATASANNHEAGTSFTADKAVDGDDSTRWATDKDVPKPTFELTLPKTTLIKHVEIDWDRRLRNGQNDPNIKSWSLYYAGQEDVGANGEKQWKLAHTKTGDPVLDEKVDLAESIKAKYLKLEVNDYQAGTMGWRNVGIQEIRAYSNVPDHSKVTDIRQVDQLDVAEDGKSLVLPSLPGQVSLIGSNKQGVIDLQNRIYQPLTDQRVKVMVQQIKDSHTFTKEFEVVIKGLHQDEGVGVKPKVAPAVQQWYGKEGQSSITSDTVLATGDSGFDQAATFYQSDLASRGLELATGDKQAQKRIEFKKVENKGYGKEGYGITIQNDVITIEAATNTGAFYATRTLLQMGESNLQNGEIRDFPSFSHRGFMLDTGRKFIPYDTLVDIMLNMAYYKMNDLQLHLNDNYIFLKEHLAGKNLSKEEELKYVLEHAKTGFRVETDIVGQNGQKLTSDEHYTKEEMQNLIKLAKALHINLVPEIDTPGHALSFVKVRPDLMYQGSLSDYAGKHNVERVAMLDLDNKYDETLAFVKSVYDKLLDGPDAPLHGVSTVHIGTDEYYGSRESYRRYVNDLIKYIKGKGYTPRIWGSLSAKRGNTPVDWNGVEVDIWSIGWQRPNEAIAQGAKIINITDVPTYSVPSGSNSQAAYGDYANYERQYNSWTPNDFRTGGGPLLPASHPSILGGGHAVWNDNIDLHETGLTSYDIFKRFFKSMQTTAERTWGSDRAAATFAERTLPTSPYAPQSNPDKEIDQSDLFTINPETVKNYASKKVKTSEQGLAFEKDSSIEGLAGDVGPSHVLKFDVTVTGDGEQTFSTSGDNRIYLADKDGYLAYQFERFHIQFNKKIEKNKRYQISIVTKPQSTEVYVDGEKIERIADPAHPRFAHNSLVLPLESIGGFKGILHSAELSDKPFVNPRLISNDKITATASSQQLPGNATEGAVEKAFDNDPNTFWHTKWTGDTAPYTLTMTLKEAEKVNGLTYLPRPGGGNGVVTRYEIYAQKDGQMVKVSEGSWDNNAQEKTVNFAAVHTNKIELKVLEGVGGFASAAEVHLLKPVKEEQETPAPSQPEKPTTPEKPKVEQTGDGTVELADQFTASKPASEDSIVAASKSADNLKKEYKVFPTPQKVTYGEGVTALRKQVNLVMGDQLDIYTRNRLKSVLQDNQVSYTTGKSAVAGATNIYLGVHGQGSQAEQNLSNVSAGLFDKIDAYALTIKDNSISIVGKDTDAVFYGLTTLKHMLKESQVPVLRNVTVEDYAELKNRGFIEGYYGNPWSNADRAELMRYGGDLKLNQYFFAPKDDPYHNKKWRELYPEEKLAEIRELARVGNQSKTRYVWTIHPFMNNRIRFGNEAHYQEDLATIKAKFTQLMKVGVREFGILADDAPSPVGGYNSYNRLMQDMTKWLTEMQGTYSGLRKEMIFVPGQYWGNGREDELKSLNENLPSSTSMTLTGGKIWGEVSESFLSTLKNNLSAGGKTYRPVSLWINWPVTDNSKQHLILGGGEKFLHPNVDPSLLSGIMLNPMQQSEPSKIALFSGAQYSWKQWKSEEEAKKINDIAFNFVENGHFEDSKVSAAFRELGKHMINQNMDNRVVKLEESVDLAPKLTDFMTKLKAGQDVTAERTALRAEFAKIKEAAELYKASGDKKMVAQIHYWLDNAIDQMNALDAFLTGTEAMATNDAAKLWDSYYKGLKLYEQSQTHTFHYVDHMEKAELGVQHIRPFILSLKEVLASEVQKVLHPDQIISTFITNRTGVEGGLAEVTDGDLATHAIIKSPNSIKTGDYIGMKFNKPVAIQTLTFAMGTQANPRDTFSKAEVQYQDENDNWVTLKEPSYVGNESLLKFENLTIKAKAVRMIATADRENTWFAVQEIAVNRPVEKARSQQATTVSLSSNLVYKLNTSARQITDSKDNTEAMMANADGSNTTPVDAWAQLDLGEVKSVTKVRLRQGTGDKLAAGVLEYSTDGTTWQELDRLSGEQTKEVTRAINARYIRVRNTKALDLWWRIQDFSVETRSGNSDLTDTNVDALKETPVVDSLGSYELQIPAGTKLPAHSYLGMKLDRIHQIKSIQLQGSANPALSLEYSANAQEWTPASQLTDRSVATHLVRYVRLVNKTDKEQAVPSTSLLVTTKEVQPTKLESTTMGIHPTYGSNDVRKLNNLDQLFDGVYNNFVEFSDYAHKDGHVTLKLGSERTIKKIRAYIQDGTQNYLRDGKIQVSQDGKTWTDVVTVGDGVANSQHDDSLTDGWTHDSKMPGNRYIEGELTTPVKANYLRVLYTADYDARFVGFTELVINDGEFVKPINDPTVEGNGGESQGNLYNNLVDGKVLTSYKSEKEKGELVYHLSEPTNANHLRLVSSLPEGAKARVLARTLKDGQDSWTDLGAITSSLQTFAIRNGGSLLDVKLVWEGGKAEFYELASFYQELTEESVQSSKGDEPAPVLEVPEFTGGVNAVMALVHELPEYTGPLSTAGDQPAPIVEKLDFTGGVNAAEAAVHGVPEYTGPLGTAGDQAAPTVEKPEFTGGVNAVEAAVHEVPEYTGPLGTAGDQPAPTVEKLEFTGDVNAVEAAVHEVPEYTGPLGTVGDQPAPIVEKPEFKLSSLEKTQTSGAPVQIAKEDKRLPETGEKQSETAIFLASVGLALSAIFVAKGKKE